In the genome of Halanaerobiaceae bacterium ANBcell28, the window TCATCATCTAACTGTTCTGTTTCTATTGGAGCTTTAGACTTATTTTCTAGTTTTTCTAAATCATGTTCATTTAAGTTGGAAGATTTGTAGAGCAAAGTTTTATAAATAATAGCAATAATACAATTTATCCATGGTGAAATTATAAACGTAGCAATAAACATTCCTAAGAAATCATAGAAACTCAAGATAGCTCCTGCCCCAAGATATCCTAATATAACATTTATAACGAAGGATAATAAAAATGGACATAATAGTACCAAAAATATTTTCCATTTATACCCGTTTGTTATTTTGCTTCCATAGTAAAGAGCATTGCTTGCTGAACAATTTTTATCAACAACCACATAAGTTGTAAGCATAAATTTTAGTATCCAGAATGCTGATATTATCATAATTATTATCGGAAATAAGGATATAAGTATAGTAGAATTATAAAATAAATTTTCGATATGGTAATAGTTACTATTCACCCCATAGTGAGAATATTCATAAAGGGAATTGAATAAAGGATAGAAAATACTAGGAATCAAAATTACTAAAAATGGTATTAAAAACAGTAAACTTCCGGCATATATTAATATTGTTTTAAAATATTGACATAGCCAAACGTTCCAGAAGTTAGAAAAACCTTTAAACAAATCTAAAAAATTTGATTTTTCCCCATTAGCAATTTTTATATATATGTACCTGTATCCAGCAGTTAGTACAGGTATAATGAGAACAAATGCTAGAAAGAATAGGAAAATAAAAAAGCTAGTAATAAAAGGATTAAGTTCTAGATTTAAGCTTAAAAAAGATAAACCAAAGAATATAACACTTAAAAATATTGAAAATAGAATTAGAAGCAGGTGAATGATAAACAGTCTCCAAAAGTTCTTCTTAAAAAGAAGTGAGCCTTTTTTCAAAAAGTCTTTAGCTGAAATATAGTATAACATTATTATCCTCCCTAATTAAAAATTTGTATTACTTAATATATATTTATCATGAATGATATAATTACTAATTAAAATTTTTTTATACAAAATTATTTTCTATTATTTA includes:
- a CDS encoding DUF975 family protein is translated as MLYYISAKDFLKKGSLLFKKNFWRLFIIHLLLILFSIFLSVIFFGLSFLSLNLELNPFITSFFIFLFFLAFVLIIPVLTAGYRYIYIKIANGEKSNFLDLFKGFSNFWNVWLCQYFKTILIYAGSLLFLIPFLVILIPSIFYPLFNSLYEYSHYGVNSNYYHIENLFYNSTILISLFPIIIMIISAFWILKFMLTTYVVVDKNCSASNALYYGSKITNGYKWKIFLVLLCPFLLSFVINVILGYLGAGAILSFYDFLGMFIATFIISPWINCIIAIIYKTLLYKSSNLNEHDLEKLENKSKAPIETEQLDDDSDENLES